The sequence CTCTCTCAAAAGAAACTAAATTCTATAAATTCTAAATATGGTGAAAAAGCTAAAAAAAGAGCTATCATATGGGATAAAGTTATGCAAAATGCAAAAGGAAAAGATACTCTTCATAAACTAAAAGCAGTAAATGATTTTTGGAATAAGATAAAATATCGAAGAGATAAAGCCCATTGGGGTAAAAAAGATTATTGGGCTGCACCTTTTGAATTTTTGGGTACAGGAGCTGGTGATTGTGAAGATTATGCAATTGCAAAATACTTTAGTTTAAGAAAATTAGGAATTCCAGAAAAAAAGCTTAGAATTACATATGTAAAATTTTTAAGAAAAAGAACAAAATATGAAGAAGCACATATGGTATTAACTTATTATCATAAACCAGGTGCAACACCAATTGTATTAGATAACATTAATAAAAAACTAAAGTTAGCAAGTAAAAGAAAAGATTTAAGACCAGTATATAGTTTTAATGCTAGTGGGTTATGGCAAGCTAAAAATAAAGGTAAAACATCTTTAAGAGTAGGTAAAAATAACTTACGAAACTGGAAATCTTTAATGAATAGAATTTAAAAGGGGAATAATATGTCTTTATCAAAACAACTGTATTTAATCATTGCAATTATATTTTTTATAATCTTTAGTGGAAACTTTATAATAAGTGTAAAGAATACTAAAGAATATTTAGAAATAGAATCAGCTACAAAAGCTCAAGATACGGCAACTTCATTAGGCTTAAGTCTAAAACCTCTTATAAAAGATAAAGAAGACCCTGAAATTGAGTCAATCATACGTGCCATCTCAAATAGCGGCTTTTATAAAGAAGTTAGACTTGAAGATGCAGATTTTACAATTACAAAAAAAGAACTAATTGGCGCAAGTACTGAACTTGATGATTCAAATTGGACTATTAGCCAGATTTCTGTTGAACCTAAATATGGACATGTTGAGAAAGTTCAATCAGATGCAAATATGAATGAACAACTTTTAAAATTAGAAAATGAAGAAGACTTAGGATTTGAAGAGGAAGAAGAAGAGATATTATATAGATATATTCCAAGTGAAATGTATGAAAAAGGCGGTAATATAACTTTTAATTTTACTGCAAATAATGATAAAAATCATATCGATACATTTGCAAACTTAACAATTAACAAAGTATTAGTACAAGAACAAAGAGACGTAAAGTTTGAGTACGTACCAAAATGGTTTATTGATTTAATTCCTATTAGTCTTGATGAAAAATATAGTGAAATATCAAATGGTTGGAATACAACAGCAATCATTTATATAAGCCCAAATCCTGGAGAAGCTTATGCAAAATTATATGAACAAGCTAGAGGTTCTATAATTTATGCAGTTATAGCCTTTATTATTTCAATGATAATTCTATTGATATTTGTTCAATATCTATTAAGACCTCTCAAAAAAATTGAAAAACTTGCAAAAGATATTGCAAAAGGGAAATTTGGAGTTATAGAAGAATTGCCATGGACAACTGAAATAAAAAATGTTGCAATAGCTATGAATGATATGTCAAGAAAAATCGAGGCAATTATAAATAAGCTAAATAATAATTTAGAAACTTTATCAAAAAAATTATCACAAGATGAACTAACAGGACTTAGTTTAAAACCTACCTTAGAAACAGATATGAAAGACATGTTCTTACATAAAAATAAAGGTTATATATTTAGTATAAAAATTGATAATTTAGCAGCTTATGCAAAAAAACATACAAATACTGAGATAAACGATTATATACTGAGTTTTTCAAATGTATTAAAAGATGTTTCAACGGATAAAAAGTTAGAAACAAAAGCATATTTAGAATCAAAAGCATATAGATTTTTTGGTTCAGAGTTTGTTTTGATTGCTAAAAAATGTGATTATGAATGTGCTAAAGATATTTGTTTAAGATTAAAAACAAAATTTGAAGAATTAGCTCTTAATTATAGTCTTAAAGAAGTAGCGCACATAGGAGCTACACCATTTAATCAATTAGGAAGTATCCCTGAAATGCTCCAAGCAGCAAATGAAGCTTATGAAAAAGCTAAATTAATTGGTCCAAATGAATATGTAATAAGAAATTCTAGCGATTCATCAAGAAATATGGATGTATGGAGAGATTTAGTATTTGAAATTATAGATCAATCAAATTTTGATGTAGATTATATTAATGATGCTTATTCTTTAGAAAATGAAGAAAAAAAACTTGTAATGCAAGAAGCCTTTACTACTGCAAAAGATAAAGATAATAATAATATTCCAATAGGAACATTTGTATCTATTGCAGAAAAATACGAAAAAGTAATTGAGTTTGATAAAGCTGTTATTTCAAAAGTTATTAGCCATATTACAATTAATAATATCAAACATGATATTTGTATTAATTTATCTTTAGACTCAATTTCAAATAATGAATTTATACTTTGGTTACAAAAAGAGATTTCTAAAAATAAAAAAATCGCTCAACAATTAGTCTTTTCAATTACTGCATACTCAGCAGCAAAAGATATTACTATATTTAAAAACTTTTGTGATTATATACAAAGTTGTGGTTCAAAAACTATTATAAAAAGATTTGAAACAAAATTTATACCAACAGAAAATCTAAGAGACTTCAATCTTGATTATATAAGACTAGCGAGGGATTATACTTGTAGTGTATGTCAAGATAAAGCTAAAAAAGAGTTCATTGAATCTATTAATGATTTAGCTCATCTTTTAAATATAAAAGTAATTGCAGAAAATGTAAAAGACAATGAAGATTATGAAGTAATTAAAAAATTCAAATTATATGGAGCTAGTAGATAATCTACAGCTTCATTAACTTCTATATTAATACAAGGTTAATAATCCTATATTATAATTCTTTTTTTACTTATAAGGATAAGAATGTTTGAAAAATTTTTAAGATTTTTTGTAACTAACTCAAGAATGAATTATACTTTATTTGTGTTAGTTTTTGCGATTGGAATTTGGTCTTATATTAATACCGCAAAAGAAATATTTCCTAGTTTTGAACTTGACATGATTTCAATTAAAGGCTCATACAGTGGTGCAAGTGTTGATATACTTGACAAGATGGCTGTTAATGAGATTGAAGATAATATTAAAAATATTGATAGTGTAGATACAATATCTACAATTATAAGTCCAGGTAGTTTTACTATTGTCTTAGAATTAAAAAAAGGTAAAGATAAATATAACGAAGCAAATAAAATAAAAGATGCTATTACACTTGTAAAATCAAATTTACCCTCGGATATGGATGAACCAACAGTTAATGCACTTGAACGTTCAAGGTCTTTAATTGATG comes from Arcobacter sp. LA11 and encodes:
- a CDS encoding transglutaminase-like cysteine peptidase, with the translated sequence LSQKKLNSINSKYGEKAKKRAIIWDKVMQNAKGKDTLHKLKAVNDFWNKIKYRRDKAHWGKKDYWAAPFEFLGTGAGDCEDYAIAKYFSLRKLGIPEKKLRITYVKFLRKRTKYEEAHMVLTYYHKPGATPIVLDNINKKLKLASKRKDLRPVYSFNASGLWQAKNKGKTSLRVGKNNLRNWKSLMNRI
- a CDS encoding LapD/MoxY N-terminal periplasmic domain-containing protein, translating into MSLSKQLYLIIAIIFFIIFSGNFIISVKNTKEYLEIESATKAQDTATSLGLSLKPLIKDKEDPEIESIIRAISNSGFYKEVRLEDADFTITKKELIGASTELDDSNWTISQISVEPKYGHVEKVQSDANMNEQLLKLENEEDLGFEEEEEEILYRYIPSEMYEKGGNITFNFTANNDKNHIDTFANLTINKVLVQEQRDVKFEYVPKWFIDLIPISLDEKYSEISNGWNTTAIIYISPNPGEAYAKLYEQARGSIIYAVIAFIISMIILLIFVQYLLRPLKKIEKLAKDIAKGKFGVIEELPWTTEIKNVAIAMNDMSRKIEAIINKLNNNLETLSKKLSQDELTGLSLKPTLETDMKDMFLHKNKGYIFSIKIDNLAAYAKKHTNTEINDYILSFSNVLKDVSTDKKLETKAYLESKAYRFFGSEFVLIAKKCDYECAKDICLRLKTKFEELALNYSLKEVAHIGATPFNQLGSIPEMLQAANEAYEKAKLIGPNEYVIRNSSDSSRNMDVWRDLVFEIIDQSNFDVDYINDAYSLENEEKKLVMQEAFTTAKDKDNNNIPIGTFVSIAEKYEKVIEFDKAVISKVISHITINNIKHDICINLSLDSISNNEFILWLQKEISKNKKIAQQLVFSITAYSAAKDITIFKNFCDYIQSCGSKTIIKRFETKFIPTENLRDFNLDYIRLARDYTCSVCQDKAKKEFIESINDLAHLLNIKVIAENVKDNEDYEVIKKFKLYGASR